The Streptomyces capitiformicae genome contains the following window.
CCCGTGCGCCGGCGGCGCGGCCTACAGCCCCGCCCTCACGGACTTCGTCTTCATGGTCCGCGAGACCTCGCAGATGTTCATCACCGGCCCGGACGTCGTCAAGGCGGTCACCGGTGAGGAGATCACCCAGAACGGCCTCGGCGGCGCCGATGTGCACGCCGAGACCAGCGGTGTGGCCCACTTCGCGTACGACGACGAGGAGACCTGCATCGCCGAGGTGCGCTACCTCCTGTCGATGCTCCCGCAGAACAACAGGGAGAACCCGCCGCGCGTGGAGGCCTCCGACGCGGTGGACCGCCGCAGCGAGGTCCTCCTGGACCTCGTCCCGGCGGACGGCAACCGGCCGTACGACATGGCCAAGGTCATCGAGGAGATCGTCGACGACGGCGACTACCTCGAGGTCCACGAGCGCTGGGCCCGCAACATCATCTGCGCCCTCGGCCGTCTCGACGGCCAGGTGGTCGGCATCGTCGCCAACCAGCCGCAGACGCTGGCCGGTGTCCTGGACATCGAGGCCAGCGAAAAGGCCGCCCGCTTCGTGCAGATGTGCGACGCCTTCAACATCCCGATCGTCACTCTTCTGGACGTACCCGGCTTCCTCCCGGGCGTCGACCAGGAGCACGGTGGGATCATCCGCCACGGCGCGAAGCTGTTGTACGCCTACTGCAACGCGACCGTGCCCCGGATCTCCCTGATCCTGCGGAAGGCGTACGGAGGTGCTTACATCGTCATGGACAGCCAGTCGATCGGGGCGGACCTCACGTACGCGTGGCCGACCAACGAAATCGCCGTGATGGGCGCCGAGGGTGCCGCCAACGTCATCTTCCGACGGCAGATCGCCGACGCCGAGGATCCCGAGGCGATGCGGGTCCGGATGGTCAAGGAGTACAAGGCCGAGCTGATGCACCCGTACTACGCGGCCGAACGCGGCCTCGTGGACGACGTGATCGATCCCGCGGACACCCGCGCGGTCCTCATCCGCTCCCTCGCGATGCTCCACACCAAG
Protein-coding sequences here:
- a CDS encoding acyl-CoA carboxylase subunit beta, whose amino-acid sequence is MTVLDEAPGEPTDARGRVAELHEIRAQAIAGPSEKATEAQHAKGKLTSRERIELLLDPGSFNEVEQLRRHRATGFGLEAKKPYTDGVVTGWGTVEGRTVFVYAHDFRIFGGALGEAHATKIHKIMDMAIAAGAPLVSLNDGAGARIQEGVSALAGYGGIFQRNTRASGVIPQISVMLGPCAGGAAYSPALTDFVFMVRETSQMFITGPDVVKAVTGEEITQNGLGGADVHAETSGVAHFAYDDEETCIAEVRYLLSMLPQNNRENPPRVEASDAVDRRSEVLLDLVPADGNRPYDMAKVIEEIVDDGDYLEVHERWARNIICALGRLDGQVVGIVANQPQTLAGVLDIEASEKAARFVQMCDAFNIPIVTLLDVPGFLPGVDQEHGGIIRHGAKLLYAYCNATVPRISLILRKAYGGAYIVMDSQSIGADLTYAWPTNEIAVMGAEGAANVIFRRQIADAEDPEAMRVRMVKEYKAELMHPYYAAERGLVDDVIDPADTRAVLIRSLAMLHTKHADLPSRKHGNPPQ